From Daucus carota subsp. sativus chromosome 6, DH1 v3.0, whole genome shotgun sequence:
AAATTCTAATAAACCAACCACTACTGATATATCAAATGAAGATATTGATCCTGATGACGAGGCAAACTTGCCACAATTGCTCTTGAATGGCGTGGAAGATAAAGACAAGATTCTCAAAAAAGAGTACGATACAATTATAAGAAACTACAAAGAAATCAAAAAGAGAATTCTCAATGAGGAGAAGACTAGTGATGCCCTCTTTCAAACAACAGTACAAGTCAGAGTACTGAGGATTGCTGTTGCTAAGAGGGACAAAGAAATTCAAGCTTTGCGCGATAAGTTACAAGAGAATGCACCTGAAGCAGGAGTCGCGACAGTAGGTGAAGATGCACATACTCATCCAGAAGATGAAGTGGAGGAAGAAATCAATAGTTTGATAAATGAATCCAAACCAGAATCACCTTTTGAGAAGAAACTCAAGGATCAGATTGACGGGATCCTGGATGAGAACCTTGATTTCTTCTTACGGTTTAGTACCACATTTcatcaaatacaaaaattcaaaaacagtATAACAGATTTACAGGATGAAATCTCCAAATTTAAGGCAAGGGAAGCGAAGAAAGCAGAAGGAAAACCTGATCAACTTGACATTGAATTTAAATCAGATGTACGCGCAGTATTCAGGCATCTCAATGAAATAAAATCCGAATTAAGAGTATGGTTAGAACAGAGTGACTCACTCAAGGAAGAACTTCAAACCAGATTTTCTTCACTATGCAGTATTCAACAAACAATAATAGCAGCTCTGAAGGAAGGTGTTGAAAAAGACGAGATCGCGTTCACCAGTCATCAAGCAGCAAAGTACCAGGGTGAAGTTCTGAACATGAAGCAAGAGAACAAGAAGGTTAATGAGGAGTTGCAAGGAGGAATAGATAATGTAACTTCACTCCAGACTGAATGTGAAGATGCAATAAAAAAATTGGACGAGGCATATGGACTAACAGAAAATGCTGCGAGGAATGTTAACAAGCCTGGAATTCCATTACGCTCATTCATCTTCgggaataaagaaaagaagaagaagcctGGACTGCTTTCCTACATGCATCCGAAAAaatgaaatgtaaagaaattaaattatgtgtatGTTTAGCAACAATCCAGGACAATATTTTCAATAGAATTCCGTTTGTACAAAAAGATGTAGCACTCTCTTAGTCAAGAACTTATACAATTCAACAGCTTCTACTAGAGCTTGAGCTAGAATACTAGATGAACatttttttactctttttttttttgtaaacgaAACAATGTCATTGACAGTAACTTTGGTCTTAACCTCATACGTTTTTAGCTGAATGCTTTTAAGCTAAAACTTGTTCGTCCTCAAATCCGGACTTGCCTGGACCAAGAGGACTTGACTGAAACTACTTTAAGCTCAACTACATTGGTGCATATCAGCAGTGGCGGATCCAGAATTTTAGCTAGGAGGGggctttattaatattaaaaaaattgccgAAGGGAAGCACTAAAGACTGAGGTTTGGAGGCAGGAGGCAGCAGAGCAAAGAGAGAgcgcaattttttttaatcttttcacTTCACGACATCCAAGTCtcgtatatataatatataatgtaaataatttAGTTAATGGACTGGGCTCACTGTAAAAATGAATGCACTAATTTTTGTTGGAGCGGGCTCATTGCATAAATagacagattttaaaaataaaatgaagggGGCATGGACTCAGGGTGGGCTGAAGCCCCCTTCTTTCCCGCCACTGTGCATATGTATCATCACCCCACTCACTCCTCCAGAACACACATGTACAACTGTGTGTTTGGTCACAGAATGGAATGAAAGAtgagtaaatataaaataaaatattatacttgaGTGAGAAGTTTTGAGGAAAAAATGTCCAAGTGTGTGTTGGGACATGTGGTTATAATTTAGTATTAAAAactatttatctttttttttcatgtatGTATAGTACAGtatattattagaaaaaatattttatatttaaaatttagaaaaaatatattagtaaagCTGTGGATTCGACACTATTTTTAGCCATTTTCCGTATAACGGATCAAGATGTTACAAACACTCCCTTTTGATCGTGGTCGGTGAAGCTTTTGAATCATTTATAACATTCCAAATCCACAATTAAATGTATACCTGTAAAggttcaaatatttattaactAATCGGATGTGGGACAGACCGATATCTTGATCCATCGTCGATCACTGAGCTTCAAGTTAGATCTCAAGAATACAAATATGTACAGTATAGTATGCACAATATAATTTCAACGCTGAAGCGACAACTTTCAAATAATCTGACAGTTTAAAACTGCTGAATATACAATCCACTTGTATTATTTATTGCACATAATACAGtataaaataaattgtgtagACAAATTTCACAGGAGAGTGGTGTCTTGACCTGTCAAGCCAGAATACAGGGACCGTTTGGTTCATGAAAGCAGAAACTGCTttcttttgacccgtttgtgtaaagaagtagaagcacttttaagaagctgaaaatgctagcttctctcacagcttctgctttttttccaaattctactccacttctttactataagcaagaagtcacttcttttaaccTAACTCAAACGGCCCCACAGACTATTGTATCTACTTGCCATCAAAGTCGGATTCACCGATCGATCTAGATGCCTTCGGAATCATGATCTTTTAATTTTAGATCTTgtaattttaaacttaattttaatatattataatatatatataacatacctttttacttaaattttttaaaatagtaattttatatGCACGGTCAGACATATTCTCTCAAAAAATTATGTTtgataacaaatattaaatattaatattaaacagAGTACATATGCAAAAACCTTCTATTAAGCCGTATCAATTTTATCTTCTTTTATATATGtgacttaaaaaaaactaaatgttgtttaatattttgaacataatttaaaatattttttcggatttttcaGTTACTTTTTTCTAACTAGAGGATATGAacaataaattcaaaaattcaaaaatattgaataaaatatatattttgcataCTTTACATTTTCTGAAAGTAAAATATTTGGAGGTTTTTGATTGTGTGTAAAATCCCGGCTTCTAGgctataaattaaaaacaacttatTCGTGTTTGTGTAAAACAACTAGAATATGTTAAATTTTGTTTCACAACTTTTCAaaacaatttaataattttttctatttttttcattttaaactaaaaatcacttattttagtTTTATCCCAGCGACAGCTAAATATACGAACCGTGTAAATTTGATTATGTAACTACACTAGCTGATGGTCTTCATGAATATCCGTGCTTAAATAGGCTAGTTGTGAACTGAATAGATGTTCTATGAAAGAAAGCAAGGACTTGCAAATTATATGAACTTGGTCCACAATCCAGATAACAAGGTGAGGTTGCGTAGATATATTTAGTTGCAACCTCTATTTACTCAATCTGCTTATAGACTGTGGGACAGTGAAGATGTGTCAGCTAGCAACTAAATTACTACTCTACTCCTATATACAGCTCATACTGTCTCAACATATTGGCAGTGTGCATATTGAGTCGCCATATATAAAACAAAGTCAGTATTTGCATGGTTACAAAAGTTAGTAAATTAAGATTAATcaatgaaaatattaattatgaatGAATTGCATGATtagaaattaataataaaaataaatcgtaTTAAAAATTGGATATATAAAagcataataatattatttaatatttaatccaatttattatatcttatattatttaagaagaatttatcataattatcaaattttaaaaattaaattaagaagTTTCTTATActaaattgatttaatattaatcgACTCCAGCTCGGTAGGTTCACAGGCCTGAAATTTGACGAGACAATTTTAGAACTATGGTATCAGTCTAAACTCTCCATCCGATAACAAATGTACTCCGTTTTATACGTGGTGATTCAAGTGTTTAGAGATTAAAgtgtttagaaaaaaaataaaaattatgaaataaaaattagtatttttaattttttttataagtgtttctcgATTTTTTATCCGATATCAGAAGCGGTGTTTAGAAAAACTCTACCCAAACAATCACCTTATATcgtattttttgaaataaatatgaatttggttaaaTCTAGTAATTACATGTGTATCATTTATATTGACCATGTGCACATGGGGATGGGAGCAGCTAGAAGTTGCAGACTTCTGTCtttaaaaaagaaaagcaaAGGTCTCATCTTTGGCCAAGGCACAAATCTTGAGCATCTTTTGCTAGCTCTTTCTCTGTAGATTTGAAGCCTATCTTTGGTTCCACTAGTTAAAGATGGTGGAAGTGACAAGCTGGGTATGGAGTTTAGTGGTGGTTTTGTTGACAGTATTGGCAAATGGAGAAGACCCTTATAGATTTTTTACTTGGAATGTTACTTATGGTGATATTTACCCTCTTGGCGTTAAACAACAGGTTCttgtactctctctctctctctctctccccctctctctctgtgtgtgtctctctctccccctccctctccccccctttctccctctccctccctccctctctctctctctctctctctctctctctctctctctgataatgAAATATGGTAGAGCTGATGAATTGATGTGATTTGGTTGTGCAGGGGATTTTGATAAATGGACAATTTCCAGGACCACAGATTGAGGCGGTCACCAATGACAATGTGATTGTGAGTGTTACTAACAGTTTGGACGAACCCTTCCTCATTTCTTGGTTAGTATACACTCTTCCATACCCAAATGTTTATCTTCAAGTGTTGAAACTGTGTCAGTGTGTTCTATTGTTATGTGTAAGAGTGTTATGACAAGTCTGGACTTTGTAAAAATCTTTGCAAATGGTCTGCTAATACTTAACTGTGAAGGAGTATAATGATATCCAGGTTCAGAATTTGGTCGGTGAAATAAATGAGTCGAGAGTTCAAGCTTGACCACGGGCTACCATATATAAGTATTAGGTAATAGGAGTATATGTTATAATCATGGAATTGAGCTATGACACCTACTTTATAAAGTCTAGAAAGCATGATAAAGTAGCAACCACATATGCATGACTTGATTTCGTAGTGATTGGGAGATGGAAGATAATTTTGGAAATATTAACAGGGGATGTGAATTATGTTCAAGTGTTTTGAGATGCACTAGTTTAGTATATGAGATGCACCGACCCTAGATAAGGAAAGAATAATGCCAAAATTATGCTAAGATAAATCTTGAACAGGAATGGAATACAGCAGAGAAGAAACTCATGGCAGGATGGCGTCTATGGCACCAATTGCCCCATCCCTCCTGGCCAAAATTTCACTTACATTCTTCAATTCAAAGATCAGATTGGGAGCTTCTTTTACTTCCCTTCCCTTGCCTTCCACAAGGCTGCAGGCGGCTTTGGTGGCATCAAAATCTATAGCCGTCCTAGAATTCCTGTTCCTTTCCCTCCACCTGCGGGAGATTTCACCATTCTCACCGGTGATTGGTTCAAACAGAACCACACTGTAAGATCATAAAACTTACTTTTAACTGGTATACATCGTTCTAGTTGTGAGTAAATTTCATTTCCTAATTAAAAGTAATCTCCCTGTATTTCATAGGATCTGAAAGCAATATTAGATGGTGGACATGATCTTCCTTTTCCTGATGGACTTCTAATTAATGGTCGTGGATCAAATGCATTCACATTCACAGTAGATCAAGGTAAGTAACTTACCGTTGTAGTTCTTATAACTTGggtaaactaaaatatattgaacATTTCTGTTTGGTGTGAACTCATAATGAACTTTTTTTGCCAGGCAAGACTTACAGATTGAGAATATCAAATGTCGGGCTTACCGCTTCAATCAATTTCAGAATTCAGGGACACAAGATGCTATTGGTTGAAGCAGAAGGGACCCATACTCTCCAAAATACTTACTCCTCACTTGACATCCATTTAGGGCAATCCTACTCTGTATTGGTTACAGCTGATCAACCGGCGCAAGATTACTATATTGTTGTTTCAACTCGTTTCACCTCTCCAGTGCTCACAGCAACATCCATTCTTCATTACAGTAACTCAGCAGGAAGTGTGTCTGGTCCTCCACCAGGTGGCCCGACAATTCAGATTGATTGGTCCCTTAACCAAGCTCGGTCTATTAGACAAAATTTGACAGCCAGTGGACCAAGGCCTAATCCTCAAGGCTCTTATCACTATGGGTTGGTTAACACTACACGTACGATAAGACTAGCCAATTCTGCGCCAATCATCAACGGTAA
This genomic window contains:
- the LOC108224744 gene encoding L-ascorbate oxidase homolog, encoding MVEVTSWVWSLVVVLLTVLANGEDPYRFFTWNVTYGDIYPLGVKQQGILINGQFPGPQIEAVTNDNVIVSVTNSLDEPFLISWNGIQQRRNSWQDGVYGTNCPIPPGQNFTYILQFKDQIGSFFYFPSLAFHKAAGGFGGIKIYSRPRIPVPFPPPAGDFTILTGDWFKQNHTDLKAILDGGHDLPFPDGLLINGRGSNAFTFTVDQGKTYRLRISNVGLTASINFRIQGHKMLLVEAEGTHTLQNTYSSLDIHLGQSYSVLVTADQPAQDYYIVVSTRFTSPVLTATSILHYSNSAGSVSGPPPGGPTIQIDWSLNQARSIRQNLTASGPRPNPQGSYHYGLVNTTRTIRLANSAPIINGKQRYAVNSVSFIPADTPLKLADYFNIQGVFSPGTISPNPTGGGGYLQTSVMAADFRSFAEVIFENSEDTVQSWHIDGHFFFVVGMDGGQWSDSSRLSYNLRDTISRCTVQVYPKSWTALYMPMDNVGMWNIRSENWARQYLGQQFYLRVYSPANSWRDEYPIPKNALVCGRASGRKTRPL